In Aerococcus loyolae, a genomic segment contains:
- a CDS encoding thioredoxin domain-containing protein, whose amino-acid sequence MAYSESEFNEAVEKLNRVNAKDLLSNLDSKEESLVFVGRPTCPYCRKFLPKLIEIIESDDLEFAYLDSTATAESVAIQEFREQAQVATVPALVRIGGEKRLENLGVDSSDSIESIREKIAQ is encoded by the coding sequence ATGGCTTATAGTGAAAGTGAATTTAATGAAGCTGTTGAAAAATTAAACCGTGTGAACGCCAAGGACCTACTCTCTAATCTAGATAGTAAGGAAGAATCCTTAGTTTTCGTGGGTCGGCCAACTTGTCCTTATTGCCGCAAGTTCCTACCTAAATTAATTGAAATTATTGAAAGCGATGATTTAGAGTTTGCCTATCTGGATTCGACGGCCACCGCAGAAAGTGTTGCTATTCAAGAATTTAGAGAACAAGCCCAAGTGGCAACAGTACCTGCCCTAGTGCGTATCGGTGGGGAAAAACGCTTAGAAAACTTAGGCGTTGATTCCTCCGATTCAATTGAAAGCATTAGAGAGAAAATCGCCCAATAA
- a CDS encoding metallophosphoesterase: MSQKNQFLKKGLQSAAVIGGSLAYLYFQNYQLGKTHYLVESPRYAGGLEGVKIAHLSDLNFPDQRVKVVDILKAVKEEEVDLVAITGNLIHPEKAFDRQELAVFIKQLANLAPVFYVSGSNEVKSPYSHLMEELLRQAGVKVLHDQAETITLHGQDLVVMGLAEKPGRHFLKGDALRYLPLEADQLALPKILLAHHPEAFLRYHESIEKSPDLVLSGHAQGGQIRIPGLGGLYASDQGHLPQYTEGVFRLPGDQYKCLVISRGIGTPKWHVRFNNQSELVLVQLTASKEAFLERELAETDREIAAYGGLSWKQAKAILNNEVDEELAAQTAQADLVPAKSEVEAETLAITDPDQGQRSKYLSIQEESDEV, from the coding sequence ATGAGTCAAAAGAATCAATTCTTGAAGAAGGGCTTGCAATCTGCTGCTGTCATTGGGGGCAGTCTGGCCTATCTTTATTTTCAAAATTATCAACTGGGAAAAACCCATTATTTAGTTGAAAGTCCCCGCTATGCTGGCGGTTTGGAAGGGGTGAAAATTGCCCACTTGTCCGACCTTAATTTCCCTGACCAAAGGGTTAAGGTGGTCGATATCTTGAAGGCTGTTAAAGAGGAGGAGGTCGACCTGGTTGCTATTACCGGTAACCTTATCCATCCGGAGAAGGCCTTTGACCGCCAAGAATTGGCTGTTTTTATCAAGCAATTAGCCAACCTAGCCCCAGTATTCTATGTTAGCGGCTCCAATGAAGTGAAGAGTCCTTATAGCCATTTAATGGAAGAGCTCTTAAGACAAGCAGGGGTCAAGGTCTTACATGACCAAGCGGAAACCATCACGCTTCATGGCCAAGACCTGGTTGTTATGGGCCTGGCGGAAAAACCAGGCCGCCACTTCTTAAAAGGGGATGCCTTACGTTATCTCCCTCTTGAAGCGGACCAATTAGCCCTGCCTAAGATCTTACTCGCCCACCATCCTGAAGCCTTCTTACGCTACCATGAATCGATCGAGAAATCGCCCGACCTGGTTCTTTCTGGTCATGCCCAAGGCGGACAAATTCGGATACCGGGACTAGGAGGCCTTTACGCCTCTGACCAAGGCCACTTGCCCCAATATACCGAAGGAGTTTTCCGCCTTCCTGGGGACCAATACAAGTGCCTAGTGATTTCACGGGGAATCGGGACCCCAAAATGGCATGTTCGTTTCAATAACCAATCAGAACTGGTTTTGGTGCAATTAACCGCTTCTAAAGAAGCTTTCCTGGAACGGGAACTGGCGGAAACCGACCGCGAAATTGCCGCTTATGGGGGTTTGTCCTGGAAACAAGCCAAGGCCATCCTCAATAATGAGGTCGATGAAGAATTAGCTGCCCAAACCGCACAGGCTGACCTAGTCCCAGCCAAGTCAGAAGTAGAGGCTGAGACATTAGCTATTACGGATCCTGACCAAGGCCAAAGAAGCAAGTATTTAAGTATTCAAGAAGAGAGCGATGAGGTTTAA
- a CDS encoding ribonuclease domain-containing protein — protein MKRFLTFLLTGILAFCLAGCQELDQVLDQVSQQAGDQVEYGQVYRSDEEVSAYLNAYQELPPNYITKKQAQAAGWESDKGNLWEVTDKKTIGGDHFGNFEKKLPADETYREADVNYYGGYRGDDRLVYSSSGDIYYTDDHYQSFKQLY, from the coding sequence ATGAAGCGGTTTTTAACTTTTCTCTTAACGGGAATTTTAGCCTTTTGCCTAGCGGGTTGCCAAGAACTTGACCAAGTTTTGGATCAAGTCTCCCAGCAGGCAGGAGACCAGGTGGAGTATGGGCAGGTTTATCGCTCTGACGAAGAGGTCAGTGCCTATCTCAATGCCTACCAGGAACTTCCGCCCAACTACATCACTAAAAAACAAGCCCAGGCGGCTGGCTGGGAAAGTGATAAGGGCAATTTATGGGAAGTGACCGATAAGAAAACCATTGGTGGCGACCATTTTGGTAACTTTGAAAAGAAGCTACCGGCTGATGAAACTTACCGGGAGGCCGATGTTAATTACTACGGGGGCTATCGGGGCGATGACCGCCTGGTTTATTCCTCATCTGGTGACATCTACTATACGGATGACCACTACCAAAGTTTTAAACAGTTGTATTGA
- a CDS encoding glycosyltransferase family 2 protein: protein MKSISIIIPCYNEADNIRPYYQAMLATMSHFPDQLNWQLLFIDDGSTDQTLQEIKALSQADPRLTYLAFSRNFGKEAGIYAGLQHSHGDYVVIMDVDLQDPPELLVPMYQKLKEEDYDCVVTRRQDRQGESWFRSQCARLFYWLINQLSHTPIRSGERDYRMMTRQMVDSVLKVSEVNRFSKGIFNWVGYQKTYIDFPNHQRQFGHSHFSFWNLLVYSLEGIISFSQIPLNIIAILGLIVFIVAIGLAAFFMVRTLLFGNPTSGWTSTIVIILLMGGLQMLSLGIVGKYIGKTFLESKRRPLYLVKESNLEEDD, encoded by the coding sequence TTGAAGTCAATTTCTATCATTATCCCTTGCTACAATGAAGCCGATAATATCCGTCCCTACTACCAGGCCATGTTAGCGACCATGTCTCACTTTCCTGACCAATTGAACTGGCAGCTCCTCTTTATTGATGACGGATCAACAGACCAGACCCTCCAAGAAATCAAGGCCCTGAGCCAAGCAGATCCGCGGCTGACTTACCTGGCTTTTTCCCGGAATTTTGGCAAGGAAGCAGGTATCTATGCTGGCTTACAACACAGCCACGGAGACTATGTCGTGATTATGGACGTCGACCTCCAGGACCCGCCTGAACTATTGGTCCCTATGTACCAAAAACTCAAAGAAGAAGACTATGACTGTGTGGTGACCCGCCGTCAAGACCGGCAAGGAGAATCCTGGTTTCGGTCGCAATGTGCCCGTCTCTTTTACTGGCTGATTAACCAATTATCCCACACCCCTATTCGCAGCGGGGAAAGAGACTACCGCATGATGACTCGACAAATGGTCGATTCTGTCCTCAAAGTGAGTGAAGTCAACCGTTTCTCTAAGGGGATCTTTAATTGGGTCGGCTACCAAAAGACCTATATCGATTTTCCCAACCACCAACGCCAATTTGGCCACAGCCATTTTAGTTTTTGGAATCTCTTGGTATATTCCTTAGAAGGGATTATTTCTTTTTCACAAATTCCCCTCAATATCATCGCTATCCTAGGTCTCATTGTCTTTATTGTGGCCATAGGACTAGCTGCCTTTTTTATGGTCCGTACCCTGCTCTTTGGTAATCCTACTTCAGGCTGGACATCAACCATTGTTATTATTTTGCTCATGGGTGGTTTGCAAATGCTTTCTCTCGGCATTGTGGGGAAATACATTGGCAAGACTTTTCTGGAAAGTAAAAGGCGTCCACTTTACCTGGTTAAGGAAAGTAACCTTGAAGAAGACGACTAA
- a CDS encoding 5' nucleotidase, NT5C type: protein MQKIAVDMDEVIADFLAKQLRLFNKSYDFQIKKEDLHGKNLDQLFPQYQKALHDMVADPSYFADLDVIEGAQKALWQLNQDYEVFITTAAMEFPSSFTAKYEWLVRNFDFIPDSHYVFCGKKSILEADYLIDDNSRHFQGFNGKGLLFSAPHNLTENYPDRLDNWEAVLDYFYGSARLTE from the coding sequence ATGCAAAAAATTGCTGTTGATATGGACGAAGTGATTGCGGATTTTTTAGCTAAGCAACTTCGTTTGTTTAATAAAAGCTATGATTTTCAAATTAAAAAAGAGGATCTTCATGGGAAGAACTTGGATCAATTATTTCCCCAGTACCAAAAAGCGCTCCATGATATGGTGGCTGATCCTAGTTATTTTGCTGATCTTGATGTCATAGAGGGGGCACAAAAGGCTCTTTGGCAACTCAATCAGGATTATGAAGTCTTTATTACTACGGCTGCAATGGAGTTTCCTAGTTCTTTTACTGCTAAGTATGAGTGGTTAGTCCGCAATTTTGACTTTATTCCCGATAGTCACTATGTGTTCTGTGGGAAAAAGTCGATTTTGGAGGCTGATTATTTGATTGATGATAATAGTCGTCATTTTCAAGGCTTTAATGGTAAGGGGCTGCTTTTTTCAGCCCCCCATAACTTGACCGAAAATTATCCCGACCGGCTGGATAATTGGGAGGCAGTCCTGGACTACTTTTATGGATCTGCTCGATTGACTGAATAA
- a CDS encoding DUF975 family protein: MQLKLNQSNRELKDKAKSAISGNRLSLTGMFLLNLVITFAFTSLLAFLANWLQPLSVQSFSINRVFLDTPGLIGEIINQVGQSTDPIALGITLLVTFLISFFMVQVWVFGTPWSLLEMVDGGNHHIGRVWSAFTHRPIRHYITNFLAAIVRWFSAFVFYLVLATILFFYYVVVLSTARAAIGQVTGIVVHVLYLLIALLLLFLLALLTSWLYYGFNFIMFPTYDNEETGVFRSLRMSWQLMRGNKWRLFKMGLGYVFTPLIIGGLVSSLLAYFRTAFPQADYYFWAQLGLGVLVVLFLFGNLIKFMVVQAVFYREQTKQYALYLNDHFPGFGAEASDNIADLYHTEDRPQFTADTMAIDASELNALDDSASSSDDYLSEAAFRETYGPDQDDFKAVAEETYSQSQTTSYPESESPALDPASLDPEENDEEIMVMAPADSQDEPARSDSQKDNESDKPDETAYDYADPGYVLDDSQQEEVLPASDIFDLAEDYSQPEASPINEETLPDQAEAPQDKATDLTDTVTDTNSVENRPEEEETSDFDFPVLEESSPSDDSQSSADKADLEATVEEESSAEPAGEIVEKKPYDPYGYNTPKKTNFKQAKHKDDILLAADRSAESSYDKSIVNQSDFLDGDPLTPDQEDQDSTDK, from the coding sequence ATGCAGCTGAAACTTAATCAAAGCAACCGCGAGCTTAAAGATAAGGCCAAGTCAGCCATTTCTGGTAATCGCTTGTCTTTAACCGGGATGTTTTTACTTAATCTAGTCATCACTTTTGCTTTTACCAGCCTTTTGGCCTTTTTAGCCAATTGGTTGCAACCCCTTAGTGTCCAATCTTTTTCGATTAACCGGGTATTTTTAGATACGCCGGGTTTGATTGGTGAAATAATCAACCAAGTCGGACAAAGTACCGATCCTATCGCCTTAGGGATCACCCTATTGGTGACCTTCCTAATCAGCTTTTTCATGGTTCAGGTCTGGGTCTTTGGTACCCCCTGGTCCTTACTTGAAATGGTTGATGGGGGGAACCATCATATTGGCCGGGTATGGTCAGCCTTTACCCATCGGCCTATCCGCCACTATATTACCAATTTCTTGGCAGCTATTGTGCGCTGGTTCTCTGCCTTTGTCTTTTATTTAGTTTTAGCCACGATTTTATTTTTCTACTATGTGGTCGTTCTTTCTACGGCCCGGGCAGCCATTGGTCAAGTGACCGGTATCGTTGTTCATGTGCTCTATCTGTTGATTGCGCTATTATTACTATTTTTACTTGCTCTCTTGACTAGCTGGCTCTACTATGGTTTTAACTTCATTATGTTCCCAACTTACGATAACGAAGAAACCGGTGTTTTCCGGTCTTTGAGAATGAGCTGGCAACTGATGCGGGGCAATAAGTGGCGGCTCTTCAAGATGGGTTTAGGCTATGTCTTCACGCCCTTGATCATTGGTGGGCTAGTCAGTTCCTTGCTGGCTTACTTTAGAACTGCCTTTCCTCAAGCTGACTATTATTTCTGGGCCCAATTAGGCTTGGGAGTGCTGGTGGTCTTATTCTTATTTGGTAATCTAATTAAGTTCATGGTGGTTCAAGCGGTCTTTTACCGTGAACAAACTAAGCAATATGCCCTCTACCTTAATGATCACTTCCCTGGTTTTGGCGCTGAAGCCAGCGATAATATTGCTGATTTATACCACACTGAAGATCGTCCTCAATTTACCGCGGATACTATGGCCATCGATGCCTCTGAATTAAACGCTCTGGATGATTCTGCTTCTTCCAGTGACGATTATCTTTCCGAAGCGGCCTTTAGAGAAACCTATGGCCCAGACCAAGATGATTTTAAGGCAGTCGCTGAAGAGACTTATAGTCAAAGCCAAACCACTTCTTATCCAGAAAGTGAGAGTCCAGCTCTTGACCCCGCTTCATTAGATCCTGAAGAGAACGATGAGGAGATTATGGTAATGGCACCAGCTGACAGCCAAGATGAGCCTGCTCGCTCTGATTCGCAAAAGGATAATGAGTCTGATAAGCCGGATGAAACTGCCTATGACTATGCTGACCCAGGCTATGTCCTCGATGATAGTCAACAGGAGGAAGTCCTGCCGGCCTCAGATATCTTCGACTTGGCTGAAGATTATAGTCAGCCTGAAGCAAGTCCTATTAATGAGGAAACTCTTCCAGACCAAGCGGAAGCCCCTCAAGATAAAGCAACTGACCTGACCGACACAGTAACAGATACTAACTCAGTTGAGAACCGTCCAGAGGAAGAAGAAACAAGCGATTTTGACTTCCCCGTCCTGGAAGAATCAAGCCCATCAGACGACAGTCAATCATCAGCGGATAAAGCTGATTTAGAAGCAACTGTTGAAGAGGAGTCTTCAGCTGAACCAGCGGGTGAAATTGTCGAGAAGAAACCTTATGACCCTTATGGCTACAACACCCCTAAGAAGACCAACTTTAAACAAGCCAAGCATAAGGACGACATCCTCCTCGCCGCTGACCGCAGCGCGGAAAGCAGTTATGATAAGTCTATTGTGAATCAATCAGATTTCCTTGATGGGGATCCTTTGACTCCAGATCAAGAAGACCAAGATTCAACCGATAAATAG
- a CDS encoding ISL3 family transposase has product MTQSHCIQNLFNIKDENIEIEDKVVEEKKGNIVHKVIFGNLTNQPSHCSHCGHINESQADIVKNGSYSSDILLTTINDGQPVTLRLKKQRFFCKHCQRTFNAKTPIVTANCYISNTLKNAITFALSETIAMTLIGKQHNVSVSTVIRLLEERGKALLPKFNYLPQYLSFDEFKSVKNVSGAMSFIFIDPVNHRLIDIVENRQKSELIHYFMRFSYQSRQAVKIVTIDMYSPYIEVIRACFPNAKILFDRFHVIQHLNLAINSVRIQLMNQIRYQSPRDYRKLKQLWKLPLKNEWELDFKNLYTHRLFDGLVSEQMIVDYLTNLSPELSRTYTYVNRLKYSIYTHDIQSFRDLLIEVKKYTFPRRVRTIFQTLERYQEGICTALTYTLSNGPIEGMNNKTKLIKRTGYGYRRFDHLRIRIIMASRLVCNDFQPRPLTFSEAA; this is encoded by the coding sequence ATGACTCAATCCCATTGTATACAAAATCTCTTTAATATAAAAGATGAAAATATTGAAATTGAAGATAAAGTAGTGGAGGAAAAGAAAGGCAATATCGTTCATAAGGTTATTTTTGGGAACTTAACTAACCAACCTTCTCACTGTTCCCATTGCGGCCATATCAACGAATCACAAGCTGATATCGTTAAAAATGGTTCTTATTCAAGCGATATCTTACTAACAACCATTAATGATGGGCAACCCGTTACTTTGCGTCTTAAAAAGCAACGTTTCTTTTGTAAACACTGCCAAAGGACTTTTAATGCTAAAACTCCCATAGTCACTGCTAATTGTTATATTTCTAACACGCTAAAAAATGCAATCACTTTTGCTCTCAGTGAGACGATAGCGATGACTCTTATTGGTAAACAACACAATGTTTCCGTATCGACGGTGATTCGACTTCTAGAAGAAAGAGGAAAAGCATTACTTCCTAAATTTAATTATTTGCCCCAGTACCTTTCTTTTGATGAATTTAAATCAGTGAAAAATGTCAGTGGTGCGATGAGCTTTATTTTTATTGATCCAGTGAACCATCGGTTAATTGATATTGTTGAAAATCGACAAAAGAGCGAATTAATCCACTACTTTATGCGTTTTTCTTACCAAAGTCGTCAAGCCGTCAAAATCGTTACAATTGATATGTATAGCCCGTATATCGAAGTCATCCGCGCTTGTTTTCCCAATGCAAAAATTCTATTTGACCGTTTTCATGTCATTCAACATCTCAATTTGGCCATCAATTCCGTACGTATTCAGCTAATGAATCAGATTCGCTATCAATCACCACGTGATTATCGCAAATTAAAGCAGCTATGGAAGTTGCCTTTAAAAAATGAATGGGAACTTGACTTTAAAAACTTATATACTCATCGACTTTTTGACGGTCTCGTTTCAGAACAGATGATTGTTGATTACCTCACCAATTTATCTCCCGAATTATCGCGCACCTATACTTACGTTAATCGCCTAAAATATAGTATTTATACCCATGATATTCAGTCCTTTAGAGACTTGCTTATTGAAGTCAAGAAATACACATTTCCACGTAGAGTACGAACCATTTTTCAAACGTTAGAAAGATATCAAGAAGGTATTTGTACAGCTTTAACGTATACTTTATCTAACGGTCCAATAGAAGGAATGAACAATAAAACGAAACTGATTAAGCGCACAGGATATGGGTATCGTCGTTTTGATCATTTAAGAATACGTATAATAATGGCCTCTCGATTGGTATGTAATGATTTTCAACCTCGGCCTCTCACTTTTTCAGAAGCAGCATAG
- a CDS encoding IS1182 family transposase, with protein MYIQYNMNQTTLPLELSACIDPDHIVFSIYNFIESLDEKYFESFSTQDGRPAYHPKPLIMALLYAYSKGVFSGRKIEELMVENLPMQWLVAQQVISYRTINRFRSSENCRSLLENLFVEFTTQLKLEKLIHLENCFIDGTKIEANANKYSFVWKKATEKYAERLKVTSREYYFNEIQPMVDAGIQYDENLDLEETMLQEISKVLKEEIDKLTEDIEETPVKGPDQRKQERRRLKKHYRKVSQDFLPRKQKYAKQFETFNGRNSYSKTDPDATFMRMKDDHMMNGQLKAGYNIQVATENQFVLHYDIFHNPTDTRTLQPFVESFPNSPKCIVADAGYGSEENLTYLDNHKINHLIKYNRFDKEQKKKHKKSAKNMDNWSYDKQSNTFTHPDGTVYFFSHLQKRKNKMSGYISEIQVYKPLDPENAPQKALYYNKNYQELKNIETQKLLSEEGSRLFSKRKIDVEPVFGQIKAILGFTRFNLRGKTKVKTDVGLAFMANNLKKYSKIKARK; from the coding sequence ATGTACATACAATATAACATGAATCAAACAACACTTCCACTAGAATTATCTGCATGTATCGATCCAGATCATATTGTATTTTCAATCTATAATTTTATTGAATCTCTGGATGAAAAATACTTTGAAAGCTTCAGTACGCAGGACGGCCGTCCTGCCTATCATCCAAAGCCTTTAATCATGGCACTTCTATATGCTTATAGTAAAGGCGTATTTAGCGGAAGAAAAATAGAGGAACTGATGGTTGAAAATTTACCCATGCAGTGGCTAGTCGCTCAACAAGTTATTAGCTATCGAACGATTAATCGCTTCCGTTCTTCAGAAAATTGCAGATCTTTATTAGAAAATCTATTCGTTGAGTTTACCACTCAGTTAAAGTTAGAGAAATTAATTCATTTAGAAAATTGCTTTATCGATGGAACTAAAATTGAAGCGAATGCCAATAAATATTCTTTTGTTTGGAAAAAGGCAACTGAAAAATATGCAGAGCGATTAAAAGTGACCTCACGTGAATATTACTTTAATGAAATTCAACCGATGGTTGATGCTGGAATCCAATATGATGAAAATTTAGATCTAGAAGAAACGATGCTTCAAGAGATATCTAAAGTGCTTAAGGAAGAAATCGATAAACTCACTGAAGATATTGAGGAAACTCCTGTAAAAGGGCCAGATCAACGTAAACAAGAACGCCGTCGTTTGAAAAAACATTACCGTAAAGTGAGTCAAGATTTTCTACCTCGCAAACAAAAGTATGCCAAACAGTTTGAAACATTTAACGGAAGAAATAGCTATTCAAAAACAGATCCTGATGCGACGTTCATGCGAATGAAAGATGACCATATGATGAATGGGCAATTGAAAGCGGGATATAATATCCAAGTAGCGACTGAAAACCAATTTGTCCTTCATTATGATATTTTCCACAATCCGACGGATACGCGGACTTTACAACCCTTTGTTGAAAGTTTTCCTAATTCCCCGAAATGCATTGTAGCTGATGCTGGTTATGGTAGCGAAGAAAACCTTACTTATTTAGATAACCATAAAATTAACCATTTGATTAAATACAATCGGTTTGATAAAGAGCAGAAAAAGAAACATAAAAAATCAGCTAAAAATATGGATAATTGGAGTTACGATAAGCAAAGTAATACTTTCACACATCCTGATGGCACGGTTTATTTCTTTAGTCATCTCCAAAAACGAAAAAATAAAATGAGTGGTTATATTTCTGAAATTCAGGTTTATAAGCCTTTGGATCCAGAAAATGCGCCGCAAAAGGCGCTTTACTATAATAAAAACTATCAGGAATTAAAGAATATAGAAACACAGAAGCTTTTATCTGAAGAAGGATCTAGGCTCTTTTCCAAACGGAAAATTGACGTTGAACCAGTTTTTGGCCAGATAAAGGCTATTTTAGGGTTCACTCGATTTAACCTCAGAGGGAAAACAAAGGTTAAAACTGATGTTGGATTGGCCTTCATGGCCAATAATTTGAAAAAATATAGCAAAATAAAAGCAAGAAAATAA
- a CDS encoding thioesterase family protein: protein MDTYFTVLPHQLANQVGSGSLEVLSSPWLLGYFENAAVRFLKDYLAEDETTVGTNAQLEHLAPSLLNEEIRIHCELVDHDDRHYHFQMQAYCQDQLIGRLDHRRVKVNKESFMKKTQDNSSLQ, encoded by the coding sequence ATGGATACCTATTTTACTGTTTTACCCCACCAATTGGCTAATCAAGTCGGCTCGGGAAGTTTAGAAGTGCTTTCCAGCCCCTGGCTCTTAGGTTATTTCGAAAATGCAGCAGTACGATTTTTGAAAGACTACTTAGCGGAAGACGAAACAACCGTAGGAACCAATGCTCAGTTAGAACATTTGGCTCCAAGTCTCTTGAATGAAGAAATCCGCATTCACTGTGAATTGGTTGACCACGATGATCGTCATTACCATTTCCAAATGCAAGCCTATTGCCAAGACCAATTAATTGGTCGTTTAGACCACCGTCGAGTGAAAGTCAATAAGGAAAGCTTTATGAAGAAAACCCAAGACAATTCATCCCTTCAATAG
- the uvrC gene encoding excinuclease ABC subunit UvrC: MANQLIENKLKLVPKKPGCYIMKDRNQHIIYIGKAKNLFNRVHSYFRSQHTGKTAQLVSEIADFEVIMTNTNKESLLLEINLIKKYKPHYNIMLKYGTMYPYLKITNEEDPQLIITSDVKNDGGKYFGPYPNVNAATSTRDLLQKTYPLRKCGKNEKRACFYYHLGQCIGCCDHEVSAQEYAQQIKRITRFLNGDVQTIKEDLQNKMAQASENMHYERAAEYRDQINYIEQTVEPQNVMSKQYNNRDVFAYYYNHGWISIQVFLLRQFSIIKRDSALFACYNDPAEELTSYIVQFYQEQNHTLPKEVLVPENIDTHLLSDALEISVVNPKRGDKRHMLDLATENAQLAHEQKFRLLEMNEKKTRGAVEELSAALNLPYLRRMESFDFSNISGVDNVCGMVVYEDGRPNKKAYRKFKIKSFQGANEYQATQEVIRRRYSRLLKEGKDLPDIVLMDGGSIEVNAARDVLINELGLDDLPVAGMVKDDKHRTSHLIFGDDHAIVPLDPKSQAFHLVQRIQIEVDRYAKTFHRQVHHKNSFQSRLDSVKGVGPKTRRKVLSHFKTIKAIRQADVSEIQDLGIPEQVAESIHRLAWEGHKGSPYSDQDKSS, translated from the coding sequence GTGGCCAACCAACTGATCGAAAATAAACTGAAATTAGTTCCTAAAAAACCAGGTTGTTACATCATGAAAGATCGCAACCAACATATTATCTATATTGGAAAAGCCAAGAATCTCTTTAACCGGGTTCATTCCTACTTCCGCAGTCAGCATACCGGGAAAACCGCCCAATTAGTATCAGAAATCGCTGACTTCGAAGTCATTATGACCAATACCAACAAAGAAAGCCTCTTGTTGGAAATTAATCTTATCAAAAAATACAAACCCCACTATAACATTATGCTCAAGTACGGGACCATGTATCCCTACCTGAAAATTACCAATGAAGAAGATCCTCAACTGATCATCACTTCTGACGTCAAAAATGACGGCGGCAAGTACTTTGGTCCTTATCCCAATGTTAATGCCGCGACCAGCACTCGGGACCTGCTCCAAAAAACCTATCCCTTAAGGAAATGCGGTAAGAATGAAAAACGGGCCTGCTTCTACTACCATCTGGGCCAATGCATTGGCTGCTGTGACCATGAGGTATCGGCCCAAGAATATGCCCAACAGATTAAGCGGATTACCCGCTTTTTGAATGGAGACGTGCAAACCATTAAAGAGGACCTTCAGAATAAAATGGCTCAAGCCTCAGAAAATATGCACTATGAGCGGGCCGCTGAATACCGGGACCAAATTAACTATATTGAGCAAACTGTTGAACCGCAAAACGTCATGAGTAAGCAATACAATAACCGCGACGTCTTTGCCTATTACTACAACCATGGCTGGATCAGCATCCAAGTCTTCCTCCTGCGCCAGTTTTCTATTATCAAGCGGGATTCGGCCCTCTTCGCCTGTTATAACGATCCCGCCGAAGAATTGACCTCTTATATAGTTCAATTCTACCAAGAGCAAAACCACACCCTGCCTAAGGAAGTATTGGTACCGGAAAATATCGATACCCATCTCTTGAGTGATGCTCTCGAGATCTCCGTGGTCAACCCTAAACGCGGGGATAAACGCCATATGCTGGACCTAGCTACCGAAAATGCTCAATTGGCCCATGAACAAAAATTCCGCTTATTAGAAATGAATGAGAAGAAAACCCGGGGAGCCGTTGAGGAGCTTAGTGCCGCTTTAAATCTGCCCTATCTCAGACGGATGGAAAGCTTTGACTTTTCCAATATATCAGGGGTGGACAATGTCTGTGGGATGGTGGTCTATGAAGACGGTCGTCCCAATAAGAAGGCCTACCGCAAGTTTAAGATCAAGTCCTTCCAGGGAGCCAATGAGTACCAAGCTACCCAAGAAGTGATTCGCCGCCGCTATAGCCGGCTTTTAAAAGAAGGCAAGGACCTACCGGATATCGTGCTCATGGACGGGGGCAGTATTGAAGTCAATGCCGCCCGGGATGTCTTGATCAATGAACTGGGCCTCGACGACTTACCAGTTGCCGGCATGGTCAAAGATGACAAACACCGGACCTCCCACTTAATCTTTGGCGATGACCATGCCATTGTGCCCCTAGATCCCAAGTCCCAGGCCTTCCATTTGGTGCAAAGAATTCAAATCGAAGTCGACCGCTATGCCAAAACCTTCCACCGGCAAGTCCACCACAAGAATTCTTTCCAATCCCGTCTTGATAGTGTTAAAGGGGTGGGTCCGAAAACCCGGCGCAAGGTTCTCAGCCACTTTAAAACCATTAAGGCCATCCGCCAGGCTGATGTCAGTGAAATCCAAGACCTGGGTATCCCTGAACAAGTCGCCGAATCCATCCACCGGCTGGCTTGGGAAGGCCACAAGGGCTCGCCTTACTCAGACCAAGATAAGAGTTCTTAG
- a CDS encoding barstar family protein, with amino-acid sequence MNGKNKTRKMQTSPNRYHGQVSNSPQAYQVILDGRLIKNSQDLYRAFAQGMDKSVTFAGNLDALYDVLTANTKPLQLILKHPVDLRSNLASKAEPFFTMIKAARAANPQLEIID; translated from the coding sequence ATGAATGGAAAAAATAAGACCAGGAAGATGCAGACATCTCCTAACCGCTACCATGGCCAGGTTAGCAACAGCCCCCAGGCTTATCAAGTCATTCTTGACGGTCGTTTGATCAAGAATAGCCAGGACCTCTATCGGGCCTTTGCCCAGGGGATGGATAAGAGCGTGACTTTTGCCGGCAACTTGGATGCTTTATATGATGTCTTGACTGCCAACACAAAACCTCTCCAGCTGATTCTGAAGCACCCCGTTGATTTAAGAAGCAATCTGGCAAGCAAGGCCGAGCCTTTTTTTACTATGATTAAGGCGGCAAGAGCAGCAAATCCCCAGCTTGAAATTATTGACTAG